The nucleotide window GGTTTTCCTGGCCTCATTGCAGTGAGACCTGGCCCGGTCATTTAAGAGAAGCTGAAACAACCATCGCCCGCTCTATCGCTCAACTTGCTCAGGCACCGGCGGAGTGCTCTGAGCGAATTGAGATTTTAGTTCAGCAACCCTCCGATGCCGAACGTGTCAGTAAAATCTTGCATTTTTGGGATACGAACATGGACCGGGTACGGTTTCATCCATTCCCTACCAACGACGTCTGGATTCGAGATTATGGTCCAACTTTTCTAGTTCGCGACGACAACGCCAACGATGGGCTTGGAACTCTTGCTCTCGTAGATTGGCGCTTTGACGGTTGGGGAGGCAAAGGAGCAAGCTACTATGGAGCTCACGATGGGCTCGATAACCAGGTGCCACAACGCATTGCCCAGGCATTGGATATTCACCGATTTGAAGCCCAACTTGTTTTGGAAGGTGGGGCCTTCGATCACAATGGTGAAGGCACGCTCCTAACAACTCGAAACTGTCTACTCCATCGCCAACCAAAATCCGCAGAAACCGCCGACTTGCAGACTCTGGAGAGTTTCGAAGAAGCTTTCGAAAGATACCTGGGAACTCAGCATGTAATATGGCTCGACGGCGTTGACTTCACAGGGGATGATACCGAAGGACATATCGATAATCTTTCTCGATTTGTTGCAAGAGACACGATTGTCACAGTTGTCGGTAACGACTCAAGCGACCCTCTCTACGAACAGTTAGAACTCAATTACAAACAGCTTCAAAACGCTCGCGATGCAAAAGGCCAACCGTTTAATATCGTGCGCCTGCCCTTGCCAAAGCCTGTTTGGTACAATTCGGTCTTTGAGGGTAAAGAAGGACGATGGAATTACCCAGCAAGCTACGGCAATTTTTATATTGGTAACAGCTGTGTTCTCGTTCCGACATTTTCAGATCACAACGACTTGCAAGCACTAAATATCCTGTCGAAATGTTTCCCAAAAAGAGAAATTATACCGATAGACTGTAGCCATTATATTTTAGGTCAAGGCGCCATTCACTGCTCAACCCAGCAGCAACCCGCACACATTCAAGCAAAGCCTGCCTTGTTCAACGCAGCCTAAAACTGACTAG belongs to Deltaproteobacteria bacterium and includes:
- a CDS encoding agmatine deiminase family protein, whose protein sequence is FSWPHCSETWPGHLREAETTIARSIAQLAQAPAECSERIEILVQQPSDAERVSKILHFWDTNMDRVRFHPFPTNDVWIRDYGPTFLVRDDNANDGLGTLALVDWRFDGWGGKGASYYGAHDGLDNQVPQRIAQALDIHRFEAQLVLEGGAFDHNGEGTLLTTRNCLLHRQPKSAETADLQTLESFEEAFERYLGTQHVIWLDGVDFTGDDTEGHIDNLSRFVARDTIVTVVGNDSSDPLYEQLELNYKQLQNARDAKGQPFNIVRLPLPKPVWYNSVFEGKEGRWNYPASYGNFYIGNSCVLVPTFSDHNDLQALNILSKCFPKREIIPIDCSHYILGQGAIHCSTQQQPAHIQAKPALFNAA